One bacterium BMS3Abin14 DNA segment encodes these proteins:
- a CDS encoding hypothetical protein (chemotaxis protein CheY homolog) codes for MGKKIMTVDDSASIRMMVKFTLKDAGYDVFEAENGVEALEKLDGSQIQMVIVDVNMPKMDGIELVRRLRSDPNYRYIPIIILTTESQELKKQEGRDAGATGWIVKPFKPQQLLDVVRKVLG; via the coding sequence ATGGGGAAGAAGATAATGACCGTCGATGATTCGGCCAGCATCCGGATGATGGTAAAATTTACGCTCAAGGATGCCGGATACGATGTTTTTGAAGCGGAGAATGGAGTGGAAGCCCTGGAAAAACTCGACGGCAGTCAGATCCAGATGGTCATTGTGGACGTTAACATGCCGAAAATGGACGGGATAGAACTGGTCAGGCGGCTCCGATCAGATCCGAACTACAGGTATATCCCCATTATAATTCTCACAACCGAATCACAGGAGCTAAAGAAGCAGGAAGGCCGTGACGCAGGTGCTACGGGCTGGATCGTTAAACCATTCAAGCCGCAACAGCTCCTCGATGTTGTCAGAAAGGTTCTTGGCTGA